GGCAAGACTAGGGGAGCGATCATGATCATCGACTACGAAGTCCTGAAGTTCATCTGGTGGGTGCTGGTCGGCGTGCTCTTGATCGGCTTCGCCGTGACCGACGGCATGGACATGGGCGTCGGCGCACTCCTGCCTTTCCTGGGCAAGACCGACGAGGAGCGGCGCGTCATCATCAACACCATCGGCCCGCACTGGGACGGCAACCAGGTCTGGCTGATCACGGCCGGCGGCGCCATCTTCGCCGCTTGGCCGCTGGTGTATGCGACCGCCTTTTCGGGGTTCTACTTTGCGATGCTGCTCGCGCTCTTCGCGCTCTTCTTCCGGCCGGTCGGTTTCGACTACCGCAGCAAGATCGCGGATCCGCGCTGGCGCAGCGCCTGGGATTGGGGGCTCTTCATCGGCGGGGTGATCCCGGCATTAGTCTTCGGGGTCGCCTTCGGCAATCTGCTGCTCGGCGTGCCCTTTCATCTCGACGATATGCTGAGATCCTTCTATACGGGCAGCTTCTTTGGCCTTTTCCATCCGTTTGCGCTCTTGGCGGGCATCCTGAGTGTGACCATGCTGACGATGCACGGCGCCGTCTGGCTCCAGATCCGGGCGGCCGAGCCTATCGCGTCGCGCGCCAAGGCAGCGGCTCGGATCTTCGCACTCATCAGCATGGCCGTGTTCGCGCTCGCCGGGGTCTGGCTGATCATCGGTGTCGACGGCTTCAAGGTGGTCTCCATGCCCGCGCTCGATGCGACGCCCAACCCGCTCACCAAGGAGGTCGTTGCGGACTCCTGGGCCTGGTTGGCCAACTACGGCGCCCATCCGTGGACGTTGCTCTTCCCCGTGCTCGGCTTCGCGGGCCTCTGGGCGACGATGAAGCTCGCCGCCGCCAATCGTCCGGGCTGGGGTCTGGTGACCGGCAGTCTGGCGATCACCGGCATCATCGTGACCGCCGGGGTGAGCCTCTTCCCCTTCATCCTGCCCTCGCGCACGGATCCCAACAGCAGCCTGATCGTTTGGGACGCGGTCTCCAGCCATCTGACCCTGACGGTGATGTTCTGGGCGGCGGTGATCTTCATCCCGCTGATCCTGGCCTACACCACCTGGACCTATACCAAGATGTGGCGGCGTGTGACGGTGGAGGAGATCCGGGAGCAGGAGCATTTGGCGTACTAAACCGCGTCCAGAGCGACTAGCGCCGTTTTCATTGTGCGTTTGGCTGCGCAGATATCCTTGATCCCAGTGAGACGCGGTTTAGAATTTAGGATTTGTAACCGCACCGGGTCCGATAAATTGAGCATACCGCGCCGGGCGCGGTTCAAGGGGTTTATCGAGAAACGTCGGGGTCCGGGGGTCGCTGGGTGCAACCCCGGACCATGAGCATCGATCACCGAGAGGAGAATCCCATGTGGTATTTCGCTTGGATCCTCGGCGTGCTGCTGGCACTCGCCTTCGGCATCATCAACGTCATGTGGTACGAATCCGAGGAGTGTTTCAGACACACCGGGGACGCACGACCGGACAATTAAACTGGGTCCAGCGCGAGATGCTCACTTTCGAGTGAACTCGACGTGCGGTGCATCCACGGACCTTAGCGGGGACGCGGTTTAAATTTTATAATTTTTAGCTTCTTGCCCGTGACATGAACGAGGCCCGTGCCTCATCGGGCGTTGGAGCCGCGGCCGAGCCGACCCGGCGAGGTTTGACTGCGGCGCGCCCGGTCTATCTGCATCTGCAGGCGCTGGCTCTGTTGTTGCGCCTCCAACTCCATCAATTGCCCCTGCAACCGCGCCTGACCGGCCCGACCGTCCGGCACCGCACCCGCCCCGGTACGGGGCACCAGCCGATCCTGCCGACGTGCCGAGTCGATGGCGCGATTCTGCTGCTGAAGAAGCTCGCGGTAACGGATCGCCTCGGTCCACTCGCGCGACTGCTGCCGTGCCGCCTCGGGTGGCGACAGCGGGCCGGCCTGCTGTCTCGCCGCACGTTGATCCTGCTGCAACCTCAACCATCCGGCCGCGGCCCGCTGGGATTGAATCCCCTGCGCGCGCATCGCGTCCGTCTCGGCAGCGACCGGCATGGCCCCCCAGAGTGTTGCGATGACGACAAAGAAACAGGCCGTTTGTCGCGAATATCGCACCGCATCGGTGCGGAAGGGGCCGTCACGCGTCTGAAACCTGTGCATCGCTAGGCTCTCATCATCGGCTTGACCGACTCGCGCCTTCGTAACTCCTTGTTTTGAAGATCACGAGACTCGAAACCGAAAACTGGCATCCGATCTGCATAATAGCAATCAAGACGGACGCTCCCGTTACCCGGTTTCGTTCTCTGACCTCCTCAGTGGTGATTCGCCCCGCGTCAGCGGGGTTTTTTTTTGCCCGGATGAAAATTCACTTTCGGCTGCCATGTTGGTGTATTCGGGAGCGCGCAGGCGTTTCGCGCTCGCACGTTCAACAGCAGGAGCCGAAATGGAAAAGACCCACGCAATCGATACCGCGTTGCTGCAACGGCTCAGAAAACTGCTCGGCCATCGCTGCGAGCACGACGGGCAGGTCTGGCGCCTGATCGACATCCTCCCCGGCGAGGGACTCGCGGTGCTGGAATCGGATCTCGCCCGACCTCCGATCCAGATGGACCAATACGGTCGCGCCAGCCATCGCGCCAACGCGATCCTGCAGGTCCGAATCCTGGACCCGGTCGCGGGCGAACTCACGCGCGAGATGCAAGATCTCCTGGACTGCCTCCAATCGACGCTACGCGCCTGAGTCACGGCGACGAAGCCTGGTCGAGCCACAATGACGCATGTCGCTCCGGACGCGGTTTACGCCAGATGCCGCTCGGCCTTCAACAGATCGGAGGCCGTATCCACACCCGGCCCCGGCTCGGACACGGCGATCGCCACATGGATACGCTCGCCGTGCCACAGCACGCGCAGCTGCTCCAGAGACTCGGCAACCTCCAGGGGTGACGGCGCCCAAGCCAGATAGCGTTTCAGGAAGCCGACGCGGTAGGCATAGAGCCCGATGTGGCGAAGGAAGGCGACCGATGTCGGCAGCTCGGGATGATCGGCCAGAAACTCGTCGCGGTGCCAGGGCATCGGGGCGCGCGAAAAATACAGGGCGTAGCCCTTCGCGTCCGTGACCACCTTGACGACATGGGGATCGAAGAGGGTCGCCCGCGCGGAGATCGGTGCGGCCAACGTCGACATGCCGAGATCGGCGATTCCGGCGAGGTCGCTCGCGACCTGATTCAGCAAGGCCGCCGGCATCGCCGGCTCGTCGCCCTGCAGGTTGACCACCACCACGTCGTCGTGCCAACCGCGCAGCTCGA
The sequence above is drawn from the Thiocapsa rosea genome and encodes:
- the cydB gene encoding cytochrome d ubiquinol oxidase subunit II; this encodes MIIDYEVLKFIWWVLVGVLLIGFAVTDGMDMGVGALLPFLGKTDEERRVIINTIGPHWDGNQVWLITAGGAIFAAWPLVYATAFSGFYFAMLLALFALFFRPVGFDYRSKIADPRWRSAWDWGLFIGGVIPALVFGVAFGNLLLGVPFHLDDMLRSFYTGSFFGLFHPFALLAGILSVTMLTMHGAVWLQIRAAEPIASRAKAAARIFALISMAVFALAGVWLIIGVDGFKVVSMPALDATPNPLTKEVVADSWAWLANYGAHPWTLLFPVLGFAGLWATMKLAAANRPGWGLVTGSLAITGIIVTAGVSLFPFILPSRTDPNSSLIVWDAVSSHLTLTVMFWAAVIFIPLILAYTTWTYTKMWRRVTVEEIREQEHLAY
- the cydX gene encoding cytochrome bd-I oxidase subunit CydX, which gives rise to MWYFAWILGVLLALAFGIINVMWYESEECFRHTGDARPDN
- the kdsB gene encoding 3-deoxy-manno-octulosonate cytidylyltransferase, with product MSEESIGFKIVIPARYGSTRLPGKPLIPIAGKPMIQHVVERARESGAEEILVATDDRRIAEVCQGFGAEVVMTGSEHRSGSERITEVIELRGWHDDVVVVNLQGDEPAMPAALLNQVASDLAGIADLGMSTLAAPISARATLFDPHVVKVVTDAKGYALYFSRAPMPWHRDEFLADHPELPTSVAFLRHIGLYAYRVGFLKRYLAWAPSPLEVAESLEQLRVLWHGERIHVAIAVSEPGPGVDTASDLLKAERHLA